Proteins from a genomic interval of Coccinella septempunctata chromosome 2, icCocSept1.1, whole genome shotgun sequence:
- the LOC123308202 gene encoding uncharacterized protein LOC123308202 isoform X2 → MFLVYILGSWMRFFSNCFFAIGEMFVGRVMDLVEVERAVVILHAFIFMAGAVMLLIGILVGDLVCIFLFVLFGFGALIAKVAAVVVFMIHGKRNDSEKICISLYACTLFVIHSYIILIAWSLGKKLWNQQHHNIQMSVRHHRWGHHRHHPVMGV, encoded by the exons ATGTTTTTGGTTTATATCCTTGGAAGTTGGATGCGCTTTTTCAGCAATTGCTTTTTTG CCATAGGCGAGATGTTTGTTGGACGTGTTATGGATCTTGTTGAAG TTGAGAGAGCAGTTGTCATTCTTCACGCTTTCATCTTCATGGCAGGAGCAGTTATGCTTCTAATTGGCATTTTGGTA ggcGATCTGGTGTGTATTTTTCTCTTTGTACTTTTTGGTTTTGGTGCATTAATTGCGAAAGTTGCCGCTGTTGTGGTTTTCATGATACATGGAAAGAGGAACGATTCGGAGAAAATTTGTATTTCACTTTATGCCTGTACACTTTTCG TTATTCACTCCTACATAATACTGATAGCTTGGAGTTTGGGCAAGAAGCTATGGAATCAGCAGCATCATAATATTCAGATGTCAGTTCGACACCACAGATGGGGGCATCATCGACACCATCCAGTTATgggagtttga
- the LOC123308202 gene encoding uncharacterized protein LOC123308202 isoform X1, translating to MKQCFWFISLEVGCAFSAIAFLVIAIGEMFVGRVMDLVEVERAVVILHAFIFMAGAVMLLIGILVGDLVCIFLFVLFGFGALIAKVAAVVVFMIHGKRNDSEKICISLYACTLFVIHSYIILIAWSLGKKLWNQQHHNIQMSVRHHRWGHHRHHPVMGV from the exons ATGAAACAATGTTTTTGGTTTATATCCTTGGAAGTTGGATGCGCTTTTTCAGCAATTGCTTTTTTG GTCATAGCCATAGGCGAGATGTTTGTTGGACGTGTTATGGATCTTGTTGAAG TTGAGAGAGCAGTTGTCATTCTTCACGCTTTCATCTTCATGGCAGGAGCAGTTATGCTTCTAATTGGCATTTTGGTA ggcGATCTGGTGTGTATTTTTCTCTTTGTACTTTTTGGTTTTGGTGCATTAATTGCGAAAGTTGCCGCTGTTGTGGTTTTCATGATACATGGAAAGAGGAACGATTCGGAGAAAATTTGTATTTCACTTTATGCCTGTACACTTTTCG TTATTCACTCCTACATAATACTGATAGCTTGGAGTTTGGGCAAGAAGCTATGGAATCAGCAGCATCATAATATTCAGATGTCAGTTCGACACCACAGATGGGGGCATCATCGACACCATCCAGTTATgggagtttga
- the LOC123307652 gene encoding CCAAT/enhancer-binding protein has product MESPQMYDNQQNNSGLNNNEVKKSVIMNNNNNNNLTTLNNNGSSKQTATILKQHQLQQFQQHGELNDLSSPEISLDLHNLIDDSHFSDGLFSDILQSQSGKHLQTLHSRQVGGISANNYPRTTLAYMPQPVHSGATYSGTQNSNSDSNSSVASDVPSIKEEPIDPQEMRRMTCNLNLVPNSYMPGVYPTNPNATFTTLTPSPVMHHGLNLNAMKSKSSLMSNHVARKSVKPCDKNSDEYRRRRERNNIAVRKSREKAKVRTRETEEKVKLLMKENDKLVKKIEALTEEVTIMRNFISNNMQGQASELFHREFNKQLDHLHIQQQHMSDVRHQLMDMAHDYGP; this is encoded by the exons ATGGAATCGCCGCAGATGTACGACAACCAGCAAAACAATTCGGGATTGAACAATAACGAAGTGAAAAAGTCGGTCATTATGAACAATAACAACAATAATAATTTGACAACATTGAACAACAACGGGTCGTCCAAACAGACAGCCACCATATTGAAACAGCATCAACTCCAACAGTTTCAACAGCATGGGGAATTGAACGACTTGAGTTCGCCAGAAATTTCGTTGGATCTTCACAACCTCATAGACGACTCACACTTCAGCGATGGACTTTTCAGCGATATTCTGCAGAGTCAGTCGGGGAAGCATCTCCAAACTCTCCATTCGAGACAAGTTGGTGGCATTTCCGCCAACAATTATCCCAGAACAACCCTTGCTTATATGCCCCAACCTGTGCACAGTGGTGCTACCTATTCCGGTACACAAAACTCGAACAGTGATTCGAACAGTTCCGTTGCTAGTGACGTGCCGAGCATCAAAGAAGAACCTATAGATCCCCAAGAAATGCGTAGAATGACGTGTAACTTAAACCTTGTCCCAAACTCCTACATGCCCGGAGTGTATCCAACGAACCCTAACGCAACCTTCACAACCCTTACCCCAAGCCCAGTTATGCACCATGGGTTGAACTTGAACGCCATGAAGAGCAAAAGTTCACTCATGTCCAACCACGTGGCAAGAAAGAGCGTCAAACCTTGCGACAAAAACAGTGACGAATACAGAAGAAGAAGAGAGAGGAACAACATCGCAGTCCGGAAAAGTCGCGAAAAAGCGAAAGTTAGAACCAGAGAAACCGAGGAAAAAGTCAAACTTCTAATGAAAGAAAACGACAAACTGGTTAAGAAAATCGAAGCACTAACCGAAGAAGTGACCATTATGCGAAACTTCATCAGCAACAATATGCAAGGACAAGCGTCTGAACTGTTCCACAGAGAGTTCAATAAACAATTGGATCATCTACATATCCAACAACAACACAT GTCTGATGTAAGACATCAATTAATGGACATGGCCCACGACTATGGACCGTAG